In the Oncorhynchus keta strain PuntledgeMale-10-30-2019 chromosome 16, Oket_V2, whole genome shotgun sequence genome, TGCCTCAACTCAAAAACACAATACTTGAGTATCTTCGAAAAATAACGGGATATTAGTGCGCATGTAAATGTTTGGCGATAAATGGAACTATTTCTACCAGAAGATATATGAGACgcatatgcataaccatggtagtAACTGAAGCTTGGAACACAGCCCTAAAGCCCCACGACCACATCACtgtttacgcaatccaaaaacAGTTAATTATAGatcgcaatctgggtcaggtgggcatcatttgaaagcttatCCTATTGCCAAAAATACATAGGTAAATTATTAAATAATGTAGGCTTTTCATAAGGCCCAACGAAGTGTTTAAATAAGTTTGTCTTTAAGGATTCGGCATTCACCAATGTCACAACAAGCGCAAAGACCTGATACTGATCCTGGTTTCCGGTGCAGAAATGGCTGTTTATATACATCTCATTACGCCTTAAAAATGCACAATTTGGAGTTGCCTTAGTTTGTCTCGTCCCATTTTTTTCCCCATCTTGTCACACATCGGACTTGGATAAGTGTTGTGCTATTAAGAGGTTTAGAAGGCTTTTTCAAAGAATGAGAATACATTACCTTAAATGTATCTGTAaccaacagatgcatgtctgtattcccagtgatgtgaaatccatagatttcaCATGACCTAATGAATCTATTTAATATAAACTGTAACTCGGTAGAATATTTGAAATGGTTgcgtttttgttcagtatatctcaaaaatataaacgcaacatgcaaaaatGTCTTAAGATTTTTACTGAGTGACAGTTCGTATAAGGAAGAAATActctgcttcttgatatgccacacctgtcaagtggatgaaTTATAAAGAATAAAAATGTGCGCCAAACTTCCAAAATCGCCCAGCAGTGGTAACTCATGTTGGCTATGGTATCGATTTCGCCAGCGGCATATCATGTTTTATGAAATATCACGTTTGAGAGCAGCGAAACTGTCAAGACGTTCTCCCTTTTTCTGTATATATTGAAAGTTATTTTTTGTCCAGTTTTGTGAAAAGTTTGGACTCATTACGTGTGATGCCCATTGAATGACAGGTGTCAGTGACTGTGGGAAGTCTGTTTAGGAACGTCAACTTTAATGGCTTTTTTTAAAGACTGCTTGTTTTATCATTTAAAAAATTGCACCTTCCACTTTCCTCTGTTGGACCTACAGTAACTGTCAACAACCCCTACTGTGGCCCTTTTCCCTATAGCCCTTCCAAAGTCACTGGGTAGTAAGTAGGGAGTTACCGCTAATCAGATATTTGTTTGTGCTCCTCTATCAACTTTAATCTATATCTGTTATGTGAGTTATTGTTATGTATCTCCTACTGTTCCCAACCCTGTTCCTCGAGTAcccctggacaagcacacctgattcaacttgtcaactaatcatcaaacccTCAATAAATTGAATGGGGTGTGTTTGTCCGGGGCTAcaataaaaatgtgtactgttggggtactcgaggaccaggtttgggaaacactggtagtTTACATAAACAGTACCGTAGTTCAAAGAGCAGCGCGCACAACTTTTCATTTAGCCACACCCTTTACACTGAAGGGAGAGGGTGTTATTGGCTGGCATCATAGTTTAAACGGAAATGAACAGTGGCCAACAACAATTTCCACGTTAGCGTTTTTACGGTTTTTATTTAGACCTTTTCTGAACACCATAGGACTCAAATTATGACGTTTAACTGCACAGCATCGCATACGTACCCCGGGTATTGTTTAATTCGCGTTGGAGACAGGACTTGATTGACAGATGGTATCTAGGTAACCCTAGCTAGCTAGGTGCTAACAATGGATAACtgtatggtttttcacactcaaattgCCTCGATCTTGGAGGTGCTAGCAAATGCAGCCGTGGCAGACATCTGTAAACTCGTAGAagacgactatgcagtgtttcgtttggaaatttctcaaagccagaaagaaaacgGGGCATTGCGAAGGAAACTACAGCTACTCGAACTGAAGGTGGCACGAGAGCGCGTCCTCGTCAGTCGTCCCAGTAGTGTCAAGATCGTCGACGGATACAGAATGTCAAGAGGTATATTTTTCCATTCAAATATGTTGCTCAGTGCCTGTCGCCCCGTTCACCTCTGCACATTTGTTCAGATGTTACCCAGAATTGGTTCTTGGTCAGTTTTTGAATAGTATGCAATAATTCCCCTGATTACTTAGTTATCTTATTCTACCAACTTTTTTTTGCTGTATTTCCTGTTCACTTAATGACAACAATGTGATGCATGGCACAATCTAGTGACCTGTAAATAGTATATCAATAAGTAATGAGAAGTGTTACCTTACATCCATGCCAATTCTAGACAGTATTAAAACGGTAAATAGTGTACAATATACAGTTGAGCATTGATAGTAGCTAAAGACCTATTTCCCCCAATCACTCTCTCAGGTGAAGGAAATCTCACTGGAGGCCACAGGAGCTTTGTGAAGCCAGCGGTACACCATACATGGAGAGATGACCAACCGATCACTGTTGATGAgggtagtggaacctcaacccagcACGTTATCGTGATAGAGGTTAGTTTAATAGTGTTGCATAAAAAATTACAGTTACTTTGTAATCAAATGTGGCCTGTTTAATTCAGAAAGGCTCCACTCAGCTATTCACTTGCATCCTAATTTATCTTCCATAGGGGAGCTTGTGTTGTGAGACTTCCCTACGACATTGTTATCCAATTCTACTCATGTACCGGTAATAACCTCCTATATTTTGGTCAGTCTGCAGATGCAGAGGCTACAGGTCCTGGGGTCAAGCTGGAGAAGACTGAAGGAGAGGTGGAAACACGGCAAAGAAGCGACATCCAGACTGGAGCTCATCCTGTAGCCACAAAGGACCCCACCATCGCCCCAGCGCCGCCCAGGACCCGACGCAGCATCACAGAGGTCAGTGGAATGCCGAAAGCCACCCTGAAgtcagaaacagaaacagagtcttCAACTGTAACACACAGGCTCTTACACCCAGGATCTGACCCAGAGAGACTGGTGCCACTGATCTGTCCTCCTGCTCCCGCTCCCAGCTCAGAGTACTTCCCGGTATTTCAACAGAGCCAGAGGACGGTTCATTcccatggtgatgatgatgctttAGACACTGGGGTTGATCTGTCTTGTTCTTACGCTACAGAGATGGACCCTGACAACATGACCTTGGGTTTAGAGACACAGACTGATCTGTCTAGAGGGGACTGGAACCagtacagtagtactgtatactCTGAAGGGTGCCTAGATAAGAAAGAGGAGGTTATAGTGGTAGATGAGGTGAAAGTGGAGGGCCACGCTCCTCCCACATGGAATGCAGATAGTCGCCTAGGAGTCGGACACTCACAGGGCAGAGATTTCTTAGATTACAGGGGAAGTTCAGAGACAAATCAACATTTTGTCACCCACTCACCTTTACACACGCTCAGGGATCGCGACCCAGTATCTACATCGATGGGGCCTCCTGATTCACATGGCCACGTCCTTTTCGATCAGGTTTTGAACTCAATCGACAGGGTTAGAGCCCAGGCTCAGGGAGGGGGAGCAACATCAGGCAATAGTAAAGAGAAacggttcctctgcatgttctgtaacaaaggcttcagctgcccccagaaggtggagatccaccagagggtccacacaggggagaaacccttcagctgtacccagtgttATATGTGCTTCGCCCAGGCTGGTGATCTGAAGAGGCACCAGatggtccacacaggggagaaaccatacagctgcccccagtgtgagaagaggttctcccgCCAGCACCAGCTGAAGAGgcacctgaaggtccacacgGGAGAAAGGCCGTTCGCTTGTGCACACTGCAggaagaggttctcagagagAAGCTACCTCCGGATACACCAGGAGAAAAACCATTCTACTCTATAACATAGAAAGTCACCATTCCACTCGATACCATCTGACTTTAGATCAAACCCTGCATTAAATACAAATGAATTGTAATTGTTGTCAACAGAAAAGACCCACAGATGCATTTGGAATAACGAGAGTAACCGATTTCAGTGTTTAATATTCCTGGGTAGAATATTGCATTCAGTGTGATAAACACTGAGTATACTAAACATTAAGAACCTCTGCTTTttccgtgacatagactgactagCTGAAGACTTTGatcacttattgatgtcacttattaaatccacttcaatcagtgtagatgaaggggaggagacgggttaaacaaggatttttaaaccttgggACAATTGAGAAATTGATTGTGTATGtgggccattcagagggtgaatgggcaacatttaagagcctttgaacggggtatggtagtcggtGACAGGCGCACCGGTTTATGTTGAGAATTGCACCACTGTTGGGTTTTTCACGATCAACAATTTCCAGTGCGTATCAATAATGGTCAGACACCAAAAGGACacccaaccaacttgacacaactgtgggaagcattgtagtcaacatgggccagcatcccttttAAATACTATTGATGCCCTgattaattgaggctgttctgaaggcaaagggGGGGTtgcaactagaggtcgaccgattaggatttttcaacaccgataccgattattggaggaccagaaAAAGCCAATACCAATTAATCAGACAATTTAaaatgaaaaaaatgtatttgtaataatgaattacaacaatactgaatgaacacttattttaacttaatacatcaATAGAATCTATTTAACCTCAAcgaaataatgaaacatgttcaatttggtttaaataatgcaaaaacaaagtgttggagaagaaagtaaaagtgcaatatgtgccatgtaagaaagctaacgtttaagttccttgtgcagaacatgagaacaaatgaaagctggtggttccttttaacatgagtcttcaatattcccaggtaagaagttttaggttgtagttattataggaattataggactatttctctctataccatttgtatttcattaacctttgactattggatgttcttataggcactttagtattgccagtgtaacagtatagcttccatccctctcctcgctcgaaccaggaacacaatgacaacagccacccccgaagcagcgttacccatcgctccacaaaagccgcggcccatgcagagcaaggggaacaaccactccaagtctcagagcgagtgacgtttgaaacgctattagcgtgcatcccgctaactagctagccatttcacatcggttacaccagcctaatctcgggagttgataggcttgaagtcataaacagctgctggcaaatgcactaaagtgctgtttgaatgaatgcttacgagcctgctggtgcctaccatcgctcagactgctctatcaaatcatagacttagttataacatgataacacacagacatacgagccataggtcattaatatggtcgaatccggaaactgtcatctcgaaaacaagacgtttattcttttaGTGAAAtgcggaaccgttctgtattttatctaacgggtggcatccataaatctaaatattcctgttacattgcacaaccttcaatgttatgtcataatttcgcaaaattctggcaaattaggcggcccaaactgttgcatatacactgactctgagTGCAATgattgcaagagaagtgacacaatttcacctggtttatattgcctgctaacctggtgttcttttagctaaatatgcaggtttaaaaatatatacttctgtgtattgattttaagaaaggtattgatgtttatggttaggtacacattgaagCAACGATAcacactgcatcgattatatgcaacgcaggacacgctagataaactagtaatatcatcaaccatgtgtagttaactagtgattatgattgattgttttttataagataagtttaatgctagctagcaacttaccttggcttactgcattcacgtaataggcagtctcctcgtggagtgcagtgagaggcaggtggtttgagcgttggactagttaactgtaaggttgcaagattgaatcccccgagctgccaaggtaaaaatctgtcattctgcctctgaacgaggcagttaacacACCGaattccgattgttatgaaaacttgaaatcggccctaattaatcggccattccgattaatcggtcgacctctagttgcaactcaatattcggagggtgttcctaatgtttggaaTAGTCCGTGTATAAGGCATATTTAAGCCTAAAAAGTATGTTACATATTATGCTTAACTGTGTAGGTTATATAATGTTCACAAATTCCTATTTCATTACTTCTGATTAACTATAAAATATTTTTCAGTTTATCAAATTCATCCAGATGTTTAGTTGAGAcagtacatttgacattttagtaatttagtagACACTCATTGTAATGGgtacattttccctcaataaAGTAGGTATccgcaaagtcagtgctagtaggaaAAGAGAAAAGACGTGGGATACATTTAAGTCCTCGGTCCTGGGTTGCCAGGACTGAGAAGAGCTTTCACTGGGCTGAGCTTGAGTTGACCGACCTGTTGGCGTGGGACTGCCAAGAGGCCAAAGGTGGCAGTACTctggttggggtgtagggtttgagcatagcctgaaggtagggaggggaaAATCCCCGtgctgctccgtaggcaagcaccttGATCTTATAGTGGATGTGAGCTTTGATttgaagccagtggagtgtgtggaggagcggggtgaaaTGGGAGAActtaggaaggttgaacaccaaacgggctgcagcgttctagATAAGTTGCATGgcttttttaatatttttttattttacatttatttaacttggcaagttaattaagaaccaattcttattttcaatgacggcctaggaacagccgTCAGCTTTGATtagtactttgtcagctcggggatttgaaattgcaaccttccggttactagtccaacgctctaaccactaggctaccctgccgccccaacagagagttgcagtagtctagatgGGAGATGAAAAGAGCCTGGATTAGGAACTGCGACActacctgtgtgaggtagggttgtactctacggatgttgtagagcatgaacctgcaggagcgagtcactgctttgatgtttgcagagaatgacagggtgttgtccagggtcacgccaaggttctttgcaatCTGGGAGGGGGACACCGTGGAGTTATCATCCATGATGGAGAGATGTCTTGGAGCAGGCAGGCTTTCCCagagaggaagagcagctccgtcttgtcgAGGTTGTGGGCCAACATACAAGCAGAGATGTTTGCCAGGTACGCAGAGAGACgtgtggttttcatatggtgCAATTAACTCTTGTTTATGTTTAAAAACAAAATGGTAATTTTTATTCTAAGACTTTCATTGAGACTTTCTTTAGTATACATCACATCTGATCTCACCCTGTTCTGCATACATACAACAGCTCTTTAACCAATATACACTTACTAAATATAcctacacatacccacacactaaCAAACACCTACTGTACACGTCAAAATAGTTTAGCCAGGTTTGTCTGATGATGACATagtagataaatatatatatatatttatgtccATCGTGATGGGTGTAACAACAACAAAGTTCTGTAACAGTATAGGACTGAAAAGTAGTGGGGATGGGTAAACACTCCATGTTGAAAGTGTGTTTTATTATCTGAGGGAGTGTATGTCTGTGTAATCTGTGTCACCTCTcttccaggaggaggagggtccagaGGTGCTGCTGGTGAAGGAGGGTCCAGAGCAGATGTGGATGTGAGGAGGGTCTTGGGGAACATGGTCATGGAGGTCAACAAGACTTCAATCAAGTACAGGCTGAATGAGCAACAGCGACAGAATGCAATATGACATTTCATTAAATTGTTTGGGGAATGGTCTCGTCGCCAAGGGAAGATCCTCTGAGCCAGATGATGTTATGGCTGGTAGCCCTATGCAGAGCTGCTGGCAATTTCCTACTTTGAGACTCTTTGTGGATACGGCGCCTGGTCTTTATTCATTTTGTCTTAAGTGTGGGACCATGCCTTTTGAATTTTCAAACCATTAAAAAGTGTCGGGTAATCAAATCAACTAACAAGTTTGCATAGTACTCATAGTAGTCCCTCAATTTATAATGTATGAACTTGACCAGGTAATTGACTCACAAGTTCCATATGTAGAGTTTTCTCTGCCATGTTTGTAAAGTCTATTTTGTAACCTCCTCCTACAGGTGGTTGGCTGGAGGCTAACAGAGGAGACTGGGCGGCCATCTTGGATTCCCAGACCCAAACCAGTGGAGCCAAGGTCCCACTGGACATCATCACTGAGCAGGCCAGGACCAGAGGCGACATAGTGGAGGTCAGTCGATGGGACAGCATCCTCAACACTGGGCTGGGGAACAACAATTTTAAATAACCAGAAACACAGTTGTGCAAGAATCAACACCTGGACTGGTCTCTATGACAACAGACTGGCTGAGACCTGGGAGAGGCATAGATTTGGTCTGCGGGGACGGGGAGGTGTCCATATGCGgcaggagagaacagacacagatTCGGCTACtgatgataaattacaggcctctcatctttttaagtggtagaacttgcacaattggtggctgactaaatacttttttgccccactgtatgtaaagaTGCACCAGGCCGTTCACACCAAGGAGAAGCCCTTCAAGTGCAAACTATGTTACAAGAGCTTTTACTTCCTGACTAACCTTATCAGACAGGATTGTCCCCAATTGGGAGAAATCATAGCAGTGTGACTTGAGATGTACACAGGGGATATCTTGCAACCATTCTTTATCTGACATATTATTAGTTATCACGTGAAGTGTCTTGGGCAGGGCATACAATTAATACCAGCCGAATGTCTATTTCACTAGCCACTTGGGCGGGTGGTCAATCTGCAGGGCTCTACATTCAGCATTACATTCTCATTTGCAAATAAAAATAGGTAAAATGTCAAGTATGAGCAAATGTGAGTTGCTTTA is a window encoding:
- the LOC118395628 gene encoding zinc finger protein 408-like codes for the protein MDNCMVFHTQIASILEVLANAAVADICKLVEDDYAVFRLEISQSQKENGALRRKLQLLELKVARERVLVSRPSSVKIVDGYRMSRGEGNLTGGHRSFVKPAVHHTWRDDQPITVDEGSGTSTQHVIVIESADAEATGPGVKLEKTEGEVETRQRSDIQTGAHPVATKDPTIAPAPPRTRRSITEVSGMPKATLKSETETESSTVTHRLLHPGSDPERLVPLICPPAPAPSSEYFPVFQQSQRTVHSHGDDDALDTGVDLSCSYATEMDPDNMTLGLETQTDLSRGDWNQYSSTVYSEGCLDKKEEVIVVDEVKVEGHAPPTWNADSRLGVGHSQGRDFLDYRGSSETNQHFVTHSPLHTLRDRDPVSTSMGPPDSHGHVLFDQVLNSIDRVRAQAQGGGATSGNSKEKRFLCMFCNKGFSCPQKVEIHQRVHTGEKPFSCTQCYMCFAQAGDLKRHQMVHTGEKPYSCPQCEKRFSRQHQLKRHLKVHTGERPFACAHCRKRFSERSYLRIHQEKNHSTL